In a genomic window of Punica granatum isolate Tunisia-2019 chromosome 6, ASM765513v2, whole genome shotgun sequence:
- the LOC116210139 gene encoding uncharacterized protein LOC116210139 isoform X2: MLHVLALPPSQPHLLSCFPSKPHCFLLPCRAKANYCSVRPQPNRRSWCRCQSGEPVLAYPFRSFPQPSHWRSCAGRRRSPSFHLKASRRESPYEVLGVSPSATADEIKRAYRKLALKYHPDVNKEANAQEKFMKIKHAYNTLLNSSAYGGNRTSGFSYSTAERNQSRETQEEDFYGFEDFVRDLQEEFRNWEATASSQGKPKSLWEELAEIGEEFVEFLEKELNITDSDAESNSDDDGQQRGDPFQSSGSSKGTGDSSRNEAAGGSSIEDNIDEIEATLAQLKKELGL; encoded by the exons ATGCTTCATGTATTAGCTTTGCCCCCCTCACAACCTCACCTTCTCTCCTGCTTCCCGTCGAAACCTCACTGTTTTCTTCTTCCCTGCCGTGCCAAGGCAAACTATTGCTCCGTAAGACCACAACCCAATCGCAGGAGCTGGTGCAGATGTCAATCTGGCGAGCCTGTTCTTGCTTACCCTTTCCGGTCCTTCCCACAGCCGAGTCACTGGAGGAGTTGTGCGGGTCGGAGGAGGTCTCCCTCTTTCCATTTGAAAGCGAGCCGCAGGGAATCTCCCTACGAGGTATTGGGCGTCTCACCCTCTGCCACCGCAGATGAAATCAAGAGGGCTTATCGGAAACTCGCCCTCAAGTACCACCCCGATGTCAACAAGGAG GCTAATGCACAGGAGAAGttcatgaaaataaaacatgcataCAATACACTGCTTAATTCCAGCGCCTACGGAGGAAATCGAACATCTGGGTTCTCTTACTCTACTGCTGAAAGAAATCAAAGCAGAGAAACTCAAGAAGAGGATTTCTATGGATTTG AGGACTTCGTCAGAGATTTACAGGAAGAATTCCGTAATTGGGAAGCTACTGCTTCTTCACAAGGGAAACCGAAGAGCCTGTGGGAGGAATTGGCG GAAATTGGTGAAGAATTCGTGGAATTTCTAGAGAAGGAGCTCAACATAACCGACTCCGATGCTGAATCCAACAGCGATGATGATGGACAACAAAGGGGTGATCCTTTCCAAAGTTCTGGCAGTTCTAAGGGGACTGGAGATAGTAGTCGAAACGAAGCCGCCGGAGGGAGCAGCATCGAGGATAACATTGATGAGATCGAAGCCACCCTTGCTCAGCTGAAAAAGGAACTTGGCTTGTGA
- the LOC116211956 gene encoding LOW QUALITY PROTEIN: tropinone reductase homolog At1g07450-like (The sequence of the model RefSeq protein was modified relative to this genomic sequence to represent the inferred CDS: deleted 1 base in 1 codon) yields MARPQQNKWSLHGMTALVTGGTRGIGHAVVEELAGLGASVYTCTFTEAELQECLEKWKVKGLQVTGSVCDVSSRADREKLMKDVSSFFGAKLDILVNNAGTNVWKATTEHTAEDFAFIVSTNLESAYHLSQLAHPLLKASGAGNIVSLSSVAGVTSVNGSLYGITKGAISQLAKNLACEWAKDGIRVNAVAPWFIWTSLTEAYLSEEKFNEAVVSRTPLGRTGQPEEVAALVAFLCMPASSYITGQTICIDGGFTVNGFFFPPPA; encoded by the exons ATGGCTCGTCCTCAGCAGAACAAATGGTCCCTCCATGGAATGACAGCTCTTGTCACCGGTGGAACAAGAGGAATCGG GCACGCTGTGGTGGAGGAACTAGCAGGACTCGGCGCGTCCGTGTACACGTGCACCTTCACTGAAGCCGAGCTTCAAGAATGCTTGGAGAAGTGGAAGGTCAAGGGATTACAAGTCACTGGATCCGTGTGTGATGTATCCTCTCGGGCTGACCGGGaaaaattgatgaaagatgTATCCTCCTTCTTCGGTGCTAAGCTCGACATCCTT GTAAACAATGCTGGAACAAACGTATGGAAGGCCACGACCGAGCACACGGCAGAGGATTTCGCGTTCATCGTGAGCACCAACCTCGAATCCGCCTACCACCTGAGCCAACTCGCACATCCTCTGCTCAAGGCTTCTGGAGCTGGAAACATCGTGTCTCTGTCGTCTGTTGCCGGGGTTACGTCCGTGAAT GGATCACTCTATGGGATCACCAAAG GAGCCATAAGTCAGCTGGCTAAGAATTTGGCTTGTGAATGGGCAAAGGACGGCATAAGAGTCAATGCCGTTGCTCCTTGGTTCATCTGGACGTCACTTACAGAAGCC TATCTGAGTGAGGAGAAATTTAACGAGGCTGTGGTGTCGAGAACCCCACTAGGACGGACAGGACAGCCAGAGGAGGTTGCGGCTTTGGTGGCATTCTTGTGCATGCCTGCGTCTTCATACATCACCGGCCAGACCATTTGTATTGACGGAGGCTTCACTGTCAACGGCTTCTTCTTCCCGCCTCCCGCATAA
- the LOC116210138 gene encoding transcription factor LUX-like, whose amino-acid sequence MGEEVKMTEYENGIEDDDEDDNSGGDDDRVLEWEAGLPAADDLTPLSQALISPELALAFSISPEPSRTLLDVNRASQTTLASLRGNSAQSQGFSTNNNFKSFAENRDPMAVDQDDVDRTDSRKSRRIESPEEADSALRADNSTDDPSARTLKRPRLVWTPQLHKRFVDVVAHLGIKNAVPKTIMQLMNVEGLTRENVASHLQKYRLYLKRMHGLSNEGPSSSDQLFASTPVPQSLHESGGAHSAHGNGHIPVPIPMSYGAPQMMSMPMYGMAHHGHMGMQMGNPGGSAPGYNGFDSNPYMMQQRDWLGNRYGSVVSYPESATPNDK is encoded by the coding sequence ATGGGCGAAGAAGTGAAGATGACTGAGTACGAGAACGGCATCGAGGACGACGATGAGGATGACAACTCTGGTGGTGATGATGATCGCGTTCTCGAGTGGGAGGCCGGGTTGCCGGCCGCCGACGATCTGACCCCCCTCTCCCAGGCCTTGATCTCGCCTGAGCTGGCCTTGGCTTTCAGCATCTCCCCCGAGCCCTCCCGGACGCTCCTGGACGTCAACCGCGCCTCGCAGACCACCCTCGCGAGCCTGCGCGGCAACTCCGCCCAGTCCCAGGGCTTTTCCACCAATAACAACTTCAAGTCCTTCGCTGAGAACCGTGACCCGATGGCTGTGGATCAGGACGATGTGGATCGCACAGACTCCCGGAAATCGAGGAGGATTGAGTCCCCTGAAGAGGCGGATTCCGCCCTCCGGGCGGATAATTCTACCGATGATCCATCCGCGAGGACGCTGAAGAGGCCGCGATTGGTCTGGACTCCGCAGCTACACAAGCGATTCGTGGATGTGGTCGCGCACCTGGGAATAAAAAACGCGGTGCCTAAGACGATTATGCAGCTGATGAATGTCGAGGGGTTGACTCGGGAAAATGTGGCCAGTCACCTGCAAAAGTACAGGCTCTACTTAAAGCGGATGCACGGGCTGTCTAATGAAGGCCCATCCTCATCGGATCAGTTGTTTGCATCCACTCCAGTTCCACAGAGCTTGCATGAGAGCGGAGGGGCTCATAGTGCGCATGGAAATGGGCACATTCCGGTCCCAATTCCAATGTCCTACGGGGCCCCACAGATGATGTCCATGCCTATGTACGGAATGGCCCATCATGGGCATATGGGGATGCAAATGGGAAATCCAGGCGGAAGTGCCCCCGGATATAATGGGTTCGACTCGAACCCGTATATGATGCAGCAGAGGGACTGGTTAGGGAACAGGTATGGGTCAGTTGTGTCATATCCAGAGTCTGCTACCCCGAATGACAAGTGA
- the LOC116210137 gene encoding pentatricopeptide repeat-containing protein At5g59600-like isoform X2: MACESLSSGRALHARLIVNGPPLPTHIACKLIAFYVQFGQFAEARHSFDGIPQTEPRRWTALLSAFTRQGHHDEALRAFREMQRHGTGPVEFVLPSILKSCGRLRDLRAGECMHAIVEKRSMEDDPFVSCGLVDMYLKCGLVGRARQVFEGMPVKDLAVLNALVSGYARHGLMQEALELVENVRSAGLNPDLVTWNSIIAGFSRKGDASMFPKVFMTMMIDGFEPDVVSWTSVISGFVQNFWIRDAFRTFAEMMARGILPNSATISSILPACASLADLRRGKEIHGHAIVIGVETDVFVRSALVDMYAKCGLISHAKISFDQISERSSVSWNTMIFGLANNGYCNEAIETFAQMEKEDRGRIDHLTFTAALTACSHGGMIEFGKSLFKNMQEVYGIKPRLEHYACLVDLLGRGGNLMEAHNLIKAMPMEADMFVWGALLGACRMHGSIELAEVAARHLSELEPRSPGSGLLLSSLYANAGGWEYASQLKRMTRRRKMREFLGRTWIEAMG, from the exons ATGGCGTGTGAG TCGTTGAGCTCAGGCAGAGCCCTCCACGCTCGCCTGATCGTCAATGGTCCGCCTCTCCCCACCCACATCGCCTGCAAGCTCATTGCTTTCTACGTCCAATTCGGCCAATTCGCCGAGGCTCGCCATTCGTTTGACGGAATTCCCCAGACAGAGCCCCGACGCTGGACTGCCCTCCTCAGCGCGTTTACTCGACAGGGGCACCATGACGAGGCCCTGCGAGCATTCCGTGAGATGCAGAGACATGGCACAGGGCCCGTGGAGTTCGTGCTCCCCAGCATCCTCAAATCCTGTGGGAGACTGCGCGATCTACGGGCTGGAGAGTGTATGCACGCCATTGTTGAGAAGCGTTCCATGGAAGATGACCCATTTGTGAGCTGCGGATTGGTCGATATGTACTTGAAGTGCGGTCTTGTCGGAAGGGCACGCCAGGTATTCGAGGGAATGCCCGTGAAAGACTTGGCCGTGTTGAATGCTCTGGTGTCAGGATATGCGCGGCATGGGTTGATGCAAGAGGCATTAGAGCTGGTGGAGAATGTGAGATCTGCGGGTTTAAATCCTGATCTTGTTACTTGGAATAGCATAATTGCCGGGTTTTCGCGTAAGGGCGATGCTTCGATGTTTCCTAAGGTTTTCATGACGATGATGATTGATGGATTTGAGCCTGATGTTGTTTCATGGACTTCCGTCATCTCTGGGTTCGTTCAAAACTTCTGGATTCGTGATGCTTTCAGGACATTCGCAGAGATGATGGCTCGTGGTATTCTTCCAAACTCGGCCACAATCAGCAGCATCCTGCCTGCTTGTGCTTCACTGGCAGATTTAAGACGTGGAAAGGAAATTCACGGGCATGCAATTGTCATCGGAGTTGAAACAGATGTGTTTGTTAGAAGTGCTCTTGTGGACATGTATGCAAAATGCGGTCTCATATCGCATGCAAAGATTTCGTTTGATCAGATTTCTGAGAGGAGCTCTGTTTCTTGGAACACAATGATCTTTGGGCTAGCAAACAACGGTTATTGCAACGAAGCCATCGAAACATTCGCTCAGATGGAGAAAGAGGATAGGGGGAGGATTGATCATTTGACCTTCACCGCAGCTCTTACTGCCTGTAGCCATGGTGGGATGATCGAGTTCGGGAAAAGCCTTTTTAAGAATATGCAGGAGGTATATGGAATCAAGCCAAGACTCGAGCATTATGCTTGCCTGGTGGATCTCCTTGGTCGAGGGGGAAATCTTATGGAAGCTCACAATCTGATCAAGGCGATGCCAATGGAAGCTGATATGTTTGTCTGGGGAGCATTGCTGGGTGCATGTAGAATGCACGGGAGCATAGAGCTCGCCGAGGTGGCTGCTCGGCATCTGTCTGAGCTCGAGCCTAGGAGCCCAGGGAGTGGTTTGTTGTTGTCCAGTTTGTACGCCAATGCTGGTGGCTGGGAATATGCTTCGCAGTTAAAGAGGATGACACGGAGAAGGAAAATGAGAGAGTTTCTCGGTCGTACTTGGATAGAGGCAATGGGGTGA
- the LOC116210139 gene encoding uncharacterized protein LOC116210139 isoform X1, translating into MLHVLALPPSQPHLLSCFPSKPHCFLLPCRAKANYCSVRPQPNRRSWCRCQSGEPVLAYPFRSFPQPSHWRSCAGRRRSPSFHLKASRRESPYEVLGVSPSATADEIKRAYRKLALKYHPDVNKEANAQEKFMKIKHAYNTLLNSSAYGGNRTSGFSYSTAERNQSRETQEEDFYGFGNFLRDVQITIEDFVRDLQEEFRNWEATASSQGKPKSLWEELAEIGEEFVEFLEKELNITDSDAESNSDDDGQQRGDPFQSSGSSKGTGDSSRNEAAGGSSIEDNIDEIEATLAQLKKELGL; encoded by the exons ATGCTTCATGTATTAGCTTTGCCCCCCTCACAACCTCACCTTCTCTCCTGCTTCCCGTCGAAACCTCACTGTTTTCTTCTTCCCTGCCGTGCCAAGGCAAACTATTGCTCCGTAAGACCACAACCCAATCGCAGGAGCTGGTGCAGATGTCAATCTGGCGAGCCTGTTCTTGCTTACCCTTTCCGGTCCTTCCCACAGCCGAGTCACTGGAGGAGTTGTGCGGGTCGGAGGAGGTCTCCCTCTTTCCATTTGAAAGCGAGCCGCAGGGAATCTCCCTACGAGGTATTGGGCGTCTCACCCTCTGCCACCGCAGATGAAATCAAGAGGGCTTATCGGAAACTCGCCCTCAAGTACCACCCCGATGTCAACAAGGAG GCTAATGCACAGGAGAAGttcatgaaaataaaacatgcataCAATACACTGCTTAATTCCAGCGCCTACGGAGGAAATCGAACATCTGGGTTCTCTTACTCTACTGCTGAAAGAAATCAAAGCAGAGAAACTCAAGAAGAGGATTTCTATGGATTTG GTAACTTTTTGAGGGATGTCCAAATAACAATAG AGGACTTCGTCAGAGATTTACAGGAAGAATTCCGTAATTGGGAAGCTACTGCTTCTTCACAAGGGAAACCGAAGAGCCTGTGGGAGGAATTGGCG GAAATTGGTGAAGAATTCGTGGAATTTCTAGAGAAGGAGCTCAACATAACCGACTCCGATGCTGAATCCAACAGCGATGATGATGGACAACAAAGGGGTGATCCTTTCCAAAGTTCTGGCAGTTCTAAGGGGACTGGAGATAGTAGTCGAAACGAAGCCGCCGGAGGGAGCAGCATCGAGGATAACATTGATGAGATCGAAGCCACCCTTGCTCAGCTGAAAAAGGAACTTGGCTTGTGA
- the LOC116210139 gene encoding uncharacterized protein LOC116210139 isoform X3 has product MLHANYCSVRPQPNRRSWCRCQSGEPVLAYPFRSFPQPSHWRSCAGRRRSPSFHLKASRRESPYEVLGVSPSATADEIKRAYRKLALKYHPDVNKEANAQEKFMKIKHAYNTLLNSSAYGGNRTSGFSYSTAERNQSRETQEEDFYGFGNFLRDVQITIEDFVRDLQEEFRNWEATASSQGKPKSLWEELAEIGEEFVEFLEKELNITDSDAESNSDDDGQQRGDPFQSSGSSKGTGDSSRNEAAGGSSIEDNIDEIEATLAQLKKELGL; this is encoded by the exons ATGCTTCAT GCAAACTATTGCTCCGTAAGACCACAACCCAATCGCAGGAGCTGGTGCAGATGTCAATCTGGCGAGCCTGTTCTTGCTTACCCTTTCCGGTCCTTCCCACAGCCGAGTCACTGGAGGAGTTGTGCGGGTCGGAGGAGGTCTCCCTCTTTCCATTTGAAAGCGAGCCGCAGGGAATCTCCCTACGAGGTATTGGGCGTCTCACCCTCTGCCACCGCAGATGAAATCAAGAGGGCTTATCGGAAACTCGCCCTCAAGTACCACCCCGATGTCAACAAGGAG GCTAATGCACAGGAGAAGttcatgaaaataaaacatgcataCAATACACTGCTTAATTCCAGCGCCTACGGAGGAAATCGAACATCTGGGTTCTCTTACTCTACTGCTGAAAGAAATCAAAGCAGAGAAACTCAAGAAGAGGATTTCTATGGATTTG GTAACTTTTTGAGGGATGTCCAAATAACAATAG AGGACTTCGTCAGAGATTTACAGGAAGAATTCCGTAATTGGGAAGCTACTGCTTCTTCACAAGGGAAACCGAAGAGCCTGTGGGAGGAATTGGCG GAAATTGGTGAAGAATTCGTGGAATTTCTAGAGAAGGAGCTCAACATAACCGACTCCGATGCTGAATCCAACAGCGATGATGATGGACAACAAAGGGGTGATCCTTTCCAAAGTTCTGGCAGTTCTAAGGGGACTGGAGATAGTAGTCGAAACGAAGCCGCCGGAGGGAGCAGCATCGAGGATAACATTGATGAGATCGAAGCCACCCTTGCTCAGCTGAAAAAGGAACTTGGCTTGTGA
- the LOC116210136 gene encoding pentatricopeptide repeat-containing protein At1g11290, chloroplastic-like, with protein sequence MAGKWDCHVLAAGCLKQSHGPISRSLNTLTRPCSPGGSCFSGGSQPQELTSNKYVPHPSELKLLSQLQQHGTFSADPYALNRIISSCAKSASLRMGTQVHPFVLKLGLSSNVYISSALVAMYGKCGRIWDAHDLFNEMPFRNVVTWNSLISGYIDSGSPGTGIDLFMQMLRFGVSPTPFSVSTVLMGSAQLKAKALGCQLHGLSYKLGICCNIVIGTGLIDMYSKCSILDDARRVFDWMLDKNVITWTSMVTGHAQNEQPQEAMLLAREMLQLGLRPNYVTYSSLLSSFSSQDYLNYCEQIHSRVIREGYESNPFIAVTLVTVYSECSSSLGDFWKVCAGIKRWDQIAWNAIIAGYANLGQGKEALSCFAEMRKAGVELDFFTFVSALKGARICSALKEGKQLHGLIFKMGCASLLRIQNGLVSMYAGCGMIGDAKKVFSSIKEHDVVSWNTLLSGCAHHGLENEAADVFDQLRRMNIKPDGTTFLAVLTACSHVGLVEKGVEYFEMMRNEYSIEPQVEHYATAVDLLGRAGNLHEAEALIDKMPMEPGPSVYKALLSSCQIHGDRETAERTAKKLLDRYPDDPATYILLSNVLEMGQNWVDAAETRLLMCDRGIRKSPGCSTI encoded by the coding sequence ATGGCGGGGAAATGGGACTGCCATGTTCTTGCTGCTGGTTGCCTGAAGCAGAGCCATGGACCTATATCCCGCTCCCTAAACACCCTCACCCGCCCCTGCAGCCCGGGCGGGAGTTGCTTCTCTGGTGGCTCCCAGCCCCAAGAACTGACCTCAAACAAGTACGTGCCACACCCATCTGAATTGAAGCTCCTCTCTCAGTTACAACAACATGGAACCTTCTCCGCTGATCCTTACGCACTCAACAGAATCATATCCTCTTGTGCAAAGTCTGCATCTTTACGCATGGGTACTCAGGTCCATCCCTTTGTTCTCAAATTGGGTCTCAGCTCAAATGTGTATATCTCGAGCGCCCTTGTTGCTATGTATGGGAAATGCGGTAGAATATGGGATGCCCATGACCTGTTCAACGAAATGCCCTTTAGAAACGTTGTGACCTGGAACTCTTTGATCTCAGGCTATATAGACTCTGGGAGCCCAGGCACTGGCATAGATTTATTCATGCAAATGCTTAGATTTGGAGTGAGCCCTACGCCTTTCAGTGTTTCAACCGTCTTGATGGGCTCGGCACAGTTGAAAGCTAAAGCTCTTGGATGTCAACTCCACGGGTTGAGTTATAAACTTGGGATCTGCTGCAACATTGTTATAGGAACCGGTCTAATTGATATGTACTCCAAATGTTCGATTTTAGATGACGCAAGGAGGGTGTTTGATTGGATGCTGGATAAGAATGTGATTACCTGGACCTCTATGGTCACTGGACACGCCCAGAATGAGCAGCCTCAAGAGGCAATGCTATTAGCAAGGGAAATGCTGCAGTTGGGTCTGCGGCCAAATTATGTAACTTACAGTAGTTTGTTAAGCTCATTTAGCAGCCAGGATTATTTAAATTACTGCGAGCAAATTCATTCTCGGGTGATTCGGGAAGGTTACGAATCCAACCCATTTATTGCAGTAACCCTTGTAACAGTCTATTCTGAATGTAGCAGTAGCTTAGGGGACTTCTGGAAAGTGTGCGCGGGCATAAAAAGGTGGGACCAGATCGCGTGGAATGCTATTATAGCTGGATATGCTAATCTAGGACAAGGGAAAGAAGCTCTGAGTTGTTTCGCCGAAATGAGGAAGGCTGGAGTTGAATTAGACTTCTTCACCTTCGTGAGTGCTCTAAAGGGTGCACGCATCTGCTCTGCGCTCAAAGAAGGGAAGCAACTTCATGGACTCATTTTTAAGATGGGGTGCGCCTCTTTGCTGCGAATCCAAAATGGACTCGTTTCTATGTATGCAGGCTGTGGCATGATTGGAGATGCTAAGAAGGTCTTCTCATCAATAAAAGAGCATGATGTGGTTTCATGGAATACGTTACTGTCAGGTTGTGCTCATCACGGGCTTGAAAATGAAGCTGCTGATGTGTTTGACCAGCTGAGGAGGATGAACATCAAGCCCGACGGCACTACCTTCCTCGCAGTTCTGACTGCTTGCAGTCATGTGGGTTTGGTGGAAAAGGGAGTCGAATACTTTGAAATGATGAGGAATGAGTATTCCATCGAGCCACAAGTGGAGCACTATGCGACTGCTGTGGATCTTCTTGGCCGGGCGGGGAATCTCCACGAAGCAGAGGCTTTGATCGATAAAATGCCAATGGAACCAGGTCCCTCAGTCTATAAAGCTCTGCTGAGCTCTTGCCAGATTCATGGAGATAGGGAAACTGCGGAGCGAACAGCTAAGAAGCTTCTTGATAGGTATCCCGATGACCCAGCCACTTACATTCTGCTATCCAATGTGTTGGAGATGGGGCAAAACTGGGTCGATGCAGCTGAAACGCGGTTACTTATGTGTGATAGAGGGATTAGGAAGAGTCCAGGTTGTAGTACAATTTGA
- the LOC116210137 gene encoding pentatricopeptide repeat-containing protein At5g59600-like isoform X1 translates to MNSLIKAVSLLKLTTSAFNCSLIHSSSDVCARLIDIYCLNQSLSSGRALHARLIVNGPPLPTHIACKLIAFYVQFGQFAEARHSFDGIPQTEPRRWTALLSAFTRQGHHDEALRAFREMQRHGTGPVEFVLPSILKSCGRLRDLRAGECMHAIVEKRSMEDDPFVSCGLVDMYLKCGLVGRARQVFEGMPVKDLAVLNALVSGYARHGLMQEALELVENVRSAGLNPDLVTWNSIIAGFSRKGDASMFPKVFMTMMIDGFEPDVVSWTSVISGFVQNFWIRDAFRTFAEMMARGILPNSATISSILPACASLADLRRGKEIHGHAIVIGVETDVFVRSALVDMYAKCGLISHAKISFDQISERSSVSWNTMIFGLANNGYCNEAIETFAQMEKEDRGRIDHLTFTAALTACSHGGMIEFGKSLFKNMQEVYGIKPRLEHYACLVDLLGRGGNLMEAHNLIKAMPMEADMFVWGALLGACRMHGSIELAEVAARHLSELEPRSPGSGLLLSSLYANAGGWEYASQLKRMTRRRKMREFLGRTWIEAMG, encoded by the coding sequence ATGAACTCCCTCATCAAAGCCGTATCATTGCTCAAGCTAACTACTTCAGCATTCAACTGTTCATTAATCCATTCTTCATCGGACGTCTGCGCTAGACTAATCGATATCTACTGCCTTAATCAGTCGTTGAGCTCAGGCAGAGCCCTCCACGCTCGCCTGATCGTCAATGGTCCGCCTCTCCCCACCCACATCGCCTGCAAGCTCATTGCTTTCTACGTCCAATTCGGCCAATTCGCCGAGGCTCGCCATTCGTTTGACGGAATTCCCCAGACAGAGCCCCGACGCTGGACTGCCCTCCTCAGCGCGTTTACTCGACAGGGGCACCATGACGAGGCCCTGCGAGCATTCCGTGAGATGCAGAGACATGGCACAGGGCCCGTGGAGTTCGTGCTCCCCAGCATCCTCAAATCCTGTGGGAGACTGCGCGATCTACGGGCTGGAGAGTGTATGCACGCCATTGTTGAGAAGCGTTCCATGGAAGATGACCCATTTGTGAGCTGCGGATTGGTCGATATGTACTTGAAGTGCGGTCTTGTCGGAAGGGCACGCCAGGTATTCGAGGGAATGCCCGTGAAAGACTTGGCCGTGTTGAATGCTCTGGTGTCAGGATATGCGCGGCATGGGTTGATGCAAGAGGCATTAGAGCTGGTGGAGAATGTGAGATCTGCGGGTTTAAATCCTGATCTTGTTACTTGGAATAGCATAATTGCCGGGTTTTCGCGTAAGGGCGATGCTTCGATGTTTCCTAAGGTTTTCATGACGATGATGATTGATGGATTTGAGCCTGATGTTGTTTCATGGACTTCCGTCATCTCTGGGTTCGTTCAAAACTTCTGGATTCGTGATGCTTTCAGGACATTCGCAGAGATGATGGCTCGTGGTATTCTTCCAAACTCGGCCACAATCAGCAGCATCCTGCCTGCTTGTGCTTCACTGGCAGATTTAAGACGTGGAAAGGAAATTCACGGGCATGCAATTGTCATCGGAGTTGAAACAGATGTGTTTGTTAGAAGTGCTCTTGTGGACATGTATGCAAAATGCGGTCTCATATCGCATGCAAAGATTTCGTTTGATCAGATTTCTGAGAGGAGCTCTGTTTCTTGGAACACAATGATCTTTGGGCTAGCAAACAACGGTTATTGCAACGAAGCCATCGAAACATTCGCTCAGATGGAGAAAGAGGATAGGGGGAGGATTGATCATTTGACCTTCACCGCAGCTCTTACTGCCTGTAGCCATGGTGGGATGATCGAGTTCGGGAAAAGCCTTTTTAAGAATATGCAGGAGGTATATGGAATCAAGCCAAGACTCGAGCATTATGCTTGCCTGGTGGATCTCCTTGGTCGAGGGGGAAATCTTATGGAAGCTCACAATCTGATCAAGGCGATGCCAATGGAAGCTGATATGTTTGTCTGGGGAGCATTGCTGGGTGCATGTAGAATGCACGGGAGCATAGAGCTCGCCGAGGTGGCTGCTCGGCATCTGTCTGAGCTCGAGCCTAGGAGCCCAGGGAGTGGTTTGTTGTTGTCCAGTTTGTACGCCAATGCTGGTGGCTGGGAATATGCTTCGCAGTTAAAGAGGATGACACGGAGAAGGAAAATGAGAGAGTTTCTCGGTCGTACTTGGATAGAGGCAATGGGGTGA
- the LOC116210513 gene encoding low-temperature-induced 65 kDa protein encodes MAQLQRLQRHNNSTPKTPKSPTVEQFLQGEASAWSGTASPTLLRDHDPEFDHPQHHQKQSVLNKVKERARRWRHSLSKKKHSDTVNTTPSWGVSLEEEDLGEEDPEYLGAPMYESEVAPEGYKETGRPHLRTTPAVPEKHVTRSTVGNYPEQDKETENPPSPSPPNKTLTSTVTAKLAPAYNAVSDATTTIASKIQNISVSAPTQASPSASTSSPASAPVTTEHSPEFYDAPVSAPAKVSGTAESTGSGKQMWDKGVSVKEYLMQKLEPGEDEKALSQVISDAMSPRRAPGDAGVVEKVKEAVTSLLRKEESSSLVIVHSGKNSMSQIPVSTNPQEVAEGDSHGRVVQTN; translated from the exons ATGGCGCAACTTCAACGCCTGCAGAGACACAACAACTCTACTCCTAAAACACCTAAGAGCCCAACTGTTGAACAATTCCTCCAAG GTGAGGCTTCGGCGTGGTCGGGAACAGCTTCACCCACATTGCTTAGGGACCATGATCCGGAGTTTGATCACCCTCAACATCATCAGAAGCAGTCGGTCCTCAACAAGGTTAAAGAGAGGGCTCGAAGGTGGCGTCACTCTCTTAGCAAAAAGAAGCACAGCGATACCGTAAACACCACGCCCTCCTGGGGGGTCAGCTTGGAGGAGGAAGATCTCGGGGAAGAAGATCCCGAATATCTCGGAGCTCCAA TGTACGAGTCGGAGGTGGCCCCTGAAGGGTACAAGGAGACCGGGAGGCCACATCTCAGGACCACCCCGGCGGTTCCCGAGAAGCATGTTACGCGAAGCACTGTCGGGAATTATCCCGAGCAGGACAAGGAAACAGAAAATCCTCCCAGTCCTAGTCCACCTAACAAGACCTTAACCTCAACTGTGACTGCGAAACTGGCACCTGCATACAATGCCGTTTCCGATGCGACCACCACAATTGCTTCCAAGATCCAGAACATCTCCGTTAGTGCCCCTACACAGGCTTCACCTTCTGCTTCGACCTCCTCCCCTGCGAGTGCTCCAGTGACCACCGAACACTCTCCTGAGTTTTATGATGCGCCAGTCAGTGCTCCGGCGAAAGTTTCGGGGACTGCTGAGAGTACTGGTTCAGGGAAGCAGATGTGGGACAAGGGCGTTTCAGTGAAGGAGTATCTGATGCAGAAGCTGGAGCCTGGGGAGGATGAGAAAGCTCTGTCTCAAGTGATCTCTGATGCTATGAGTCCAAGACGAGCTCCAGGGGATGCTGGAGTTGTCGAGAAAGTGAAAGAGGCTGTGACTTCCCTGCTTCGTAAGGAAGAGTCCTCTTCGCTGGTGATTGTCCACTCTGGTAAAAACTCTATGTCACAGATTCCCGTCTCCACCAATCCTCAGGAAG TTGCGGAGGGAGACAGTCATGGAAGAGTAGTTCAAACCAACTAA